The proteins below come from a single Aptenodytes patagonicus chromosome 2, bAptPat1.pri.cur, whole genome shotgun sequence genomic window:
- the BLOC1S4 gene encoding biogenesis of lysosome-related organelles complex 1 subunit 4 isoform X1: protein MAAAAGPGERPAADPPGACPGTDSGNVSQSHSSASGLGEPEDEDASEASLSATAAAYSAYLLADRSLFSEQIESLDKSLEDLLTRVDEFVGMLDMIRSDSSQVVNESIPQIYTKATEMRQIYRKIDKLEAFVKMVGNSVAGLEERVIKAETDLGAFPSTFKKILHTISIPSFLNKSSSSRQQQTLYEPPVLFKTEDYFPCLNEAPY, encoded by the exons ATGGCGGCCGCCGCGGGACCCGGTGAGAGGCCTGCAGCCGACCCGCCAGGCGCTTGCCCCGGCACGGACAGCGGGAACGTCTCTCAGAGCCACAGCAGCGCCTCAGGCCTCGGGGAGCCGGAGGACGAGGACGCCTCGGAGGCGTCGCTCagcgccaccgccgccgcctATTCCGCGTACCTGCTCGCCGACCGCAGCCTCTTCAGCGAGCAG atagAAAGCTTAGACAAGAGTCTAGAAGATTTGCTGACCAGAGTGGATGAATTTGTGGGAATGCTGGACATG ATTCGAAGTGATTCCTCTCAAGTTGTCAATGAAAGTATACCTCAAATTTACACAAAAGCTACAGAAATGAGACAGATATACAGGAAGATTGACAAACTAGAG GCTTTTGTGAAGATGGTTGGAAATAGCGTAGCTGGACTGGAAGAACGGGTCATAAAGGCAGAAACAGACCTTGGAGCTTTTCCGAGCACATTCAAGAAAATCTTGCACACAATCAGCATACCATCCTTCCTTAAT AAATCGTCTTCCTCACGACAACAACAGACCCTCTATGAACCTCCAGTCCTCTTCAAGACTGAAGACTATTTTCCATGTCTTAATGAAGCACCTTATTGA
- the BLOC1S4 gene encoding biogenesis of lysosome-related organelles complex 1 subunit 4 isoform X2 has protein sequence MAAAAGPGERPAADPPGACPGTDSGNVSQSHSSASGLGEPEDEDASEASLSATAAAYSAYLLADRSLFSEQIESLDKSLEDLLTRVDEFVGMLDMAFVKMVGNSVAGLEERVIKAETDLGAFPSTFKKILHTISIPSFLNKSSSSRQQQTLYEPPVLFKTEDYFPCLNEAPY, from the exons ATGGCGGCCGCCGCGGGACCCGGTGAGAGGCCTGCAGCCGACCCGCCAGGCGCTTGCCCCGGCACGGACAGCGGGAACGTCTCTCAGAGCCACAGCAGCGCCTCAGGCCTCGGGGAGCCGGAGGACGAGGACGCCTCGGAGGCGTCGCTCagcgccaccgccgccgcctATTCCGCGTACCTGCTCGCCGACCGCAGCCTCTTCAGCGAGCAG atagAAAGCTTAGACAAGAGTCTAGAAGATTTGCTGACCAGAGTGGATGAATTTGTGGGAATGCTGGACATG GCTTTTGTGAAGATGGTTGGAAATAGCGTAGCTGGACTGGAAGAACGGGTCATAAAGGCAGAAACAGACCTTGGAGCTTTTCCGAGCACATTCAAGAAAATCTTGCACACAATCAGCATACCATCCTTCCTTAAT AAATCGTCTTCCTCACGACAACAACAGACCCTCTATGAACCTCCAGTCCTCTTCAAGACTGAAGACTATTTTCCATGTCTTAATGAAGCACCTTATTGA